In Mucilaginibacter auburnensis, the genomic stretch GGTCCGGTAAAAGACTATGAATGCCATTGCGGTAAATACAAACGTATACGTTACAAAGGTATCGTGTGCGACCGTTGCGGTGTTGAAGTTACCGAGAAAAAAGTACGTCGTGAGCGTATGGGCCACATCAATTTGGTGGTTCCTGTTGCGCACATCTGGTATTTCCGCTCGTTACCTAATAAAATTGGTTACCTGCTGGGTTTACCAACCAAAAAGCTTGACCTGATTATTTACTACGAACGTTATGTAGTAATTCAGCCGGGTATTAAAGAGGGCGACGGTATATCTGCAATGGACTTCCTTACTGAGGAAGAATACCTGGATATATTGGATACCTTACCAAAAGAGAACCAGTATCTTGATGATAAAGACCCTCAAAAATTTGTGGCCAAAATGGGCGCAGAGGCTTTAGAGGAATTATTGAAACGTATTGACCTGGATGATCTTTCATTCAAATTACGTCACCAGGCTGCTACCGAAACTTCTCAGCAACGTAAAAACGAAGCGTTAAAACGTCTTCAGGTTGTTGAAGCTTTCCGGGGTTCAAAAACACGCATTGAAAATAACCCTGAGTGGATGATCGTTAAGATCGTTCCGGTTATACCTCCTGAACTGCGTCCGTTAGTACCACTGGAAGGTGGCCGTTTTGCTACCTCGGATTTGAACGACCTTTACCGTCGTGTTATCATCCGTAACAACCGTTTAAAACGTTTGATCGAGATCAAAGCTCCAGAGGTAATTTTACGTAATGAGAAACGTATGTTGCAGGAAGCTGTTGACTCGTTATTTGATAACTCACGTAAAGTTAACGCGGTAAAAACTGAAGGTAACCGTGCTTTGAAGTCACTTTCAGACATACTGAAAGGTAAACAAGGCCGTTTCCGTCAAAACTTATTGGGTAAACGTGTTGACTACTCTGCACGTTCAGTAATTGTTGTAGGGCCTAATCTTAAACTGCATGAGTGTGGTTTACCGAAGGATATGGCTGCCGAGCTGTTCAAACCGTTTATCATTCGTAAAATGATTGAGCGTGGTGTGGTTAAAACGGTAAAATCTGCTAAGAAGATTGTTGACCGTAAAGACCCACTGGTTTGGGATATATTGGAGAACGTACTTAAAGGACACCCGGTATTATTAAACCGTGCACCTACGCTACACCGTTTGGGTATACAGGCATTCCAGCCTAAATTGGTTGAAGGCAAAGCTATCCAGTTGCACCCGTTAACCTGTACCGCATTCAACGCCGACTTTGACGGTGACCAGATGGCCGTTCACGTGCCGCTTGGTAACGCCGCAATTTTGGAAGCACAGGTGTTGATGCTTGCATCACACAATATTTTGAACCCTGCTAATGGTACGCCAATTACAGTACCTTCTCAGGACATGGTTTTGGGTCTTTACTACATTACTAAAGGCCGTAAAACAGATGCTACCCGCGTTGTAAAAGGCGAAGGTTTAGCTTTCTACTCTGCAGAAGAAGTTATCATCGCTTATAACGAGAAAAAAATTGACTTGCACGCTTTTATAAAAGTTAAAGCCAATGTTAAAGAACGCGATGGAAGCATTGTAAACAAATTGATTGATACTACTGTAGGCCGTGTGTTGTTTAACCAACATGTACCTGCCGAAGTTGGTTATATAAATGAGCTGTTGACCAAAAAATCACTTCGTGATATTATTGGTGATGTAGTAAAAAACACCGGTATGGCGCGCGCTGCCCAATTCCTTGATGATATTAAGGAATTAGGATTTAAGATGGCTTTTCAGGGTGGTTTGTCATTTAACCTTAAAGACATCAATATCCCTGCTGAGAAGGTAACCTTGATCGATACTGCTTCTAAGCAAGTAGAAGAGGTAATGAATAACTATAACATGGGTTTCATTACCAACAACGAACGTTACAACCAAATCATTGATATCTGGACACGTATCAACAATCGCTTAACCGCGAATGTGATGGATATTTTGAGTAATGATAACCAGGGCTTTAACTCTGTTTATATGATGCTTGACTCAGGTGCACGTGGTTCTAAAGAGCAGATTCGTCAGCTTGCAGGTATGCGTGGTTTGATGGCTAAGCCTCAAAAATCAGGTTCAGGTGGCGAGATCATTGAAAACCCTATCCTTTCTAACTTTAAAGAAGGCCTATCAGTATTAGAGTACTTTATCTCTACTCACGGTGCGCGTAAAGGTTTGGCGGATACGGCGTTGAAAACGGCCGATGCGGGTTACTTAACCCGTCGTTTACATGACGTTGCTCAAGACATGATTGTAGGTATGGTTGATTGCGGTACATTAAGAGGTATATTCACTACCGCGTTGAAAGACAACGAGGATATTGTTGAGCCACTATACGATCGTATTTTAGGCCGTACATCTTTACATGATGTTCATGACCCTATTACTAATGAATTATTAGTTTCTGCAGGTCAGGATATTACTGAAGAGATTGGCAAGAAAATAGAAAACTCTCCGCTTGAAGGCATCGAAATACGCTCAGTATTAACCTGCGAAAGCAAGCGTGGAGTGTGTGCATTGTGCTACGGCCGTAACCTTGCAAGCGGTAAACGCGTTCAAAAAGGCGAGGCTGTTGGTGTAATTGCTGCACAGTCAATTGGTGAGCCGGGTACACAGTTAACACTTCGTACCTTCCACGTGGGTGGTACCGCCTCAAACATTGCTGCTGAGTCTCAGTTGAACGCTAAATTTGATGGTATCATTGAGTTTGAAAACGTTCGTACCGTGGAGTACGTAGGTGAAGAAGGTGCTGTTGATGTAGTATTAGGCCGCTCAGGCGAGTTCCGGATTGTTGAAGAAGGAAGTAACAAAGTAATTGTTACCAACAACATTCCATACGGTTCATACCTGTACGTAAAAGATGGCAGCAAAGTAAAACGTGGCGACCGTATCTGTTCATGGGATCCGTACAATGCGGTTATTATCTCTGAATTTGCGGGTAAGGCGCAGTTTGAAGCTGTTATTGAAGGTGTAACTTTCCGTGAGGAGTCTGACGAGCAAACAGGTCACCGTGAAAAAGTTATTATTGATACACGCGATAAAACCAAGAACCCGTCTATCCAGGTTGTTGATAACAAAGGCGGTTTGGTTAAAGGTTATAACATTCCGGTAGGCGCGCACATAGCTGTTGACGAAGGTGAAAAACTACAAACCGGACAGATCATTGCTAAAATACCTCGTTCAACCGGTAAAACCCGAGATATTACAGGTGGTTTACCACGTGTAACCGAGTTGTTTGAAGCACGTAACCCGTCAAACCCTGCGGTAGTAACCGAAATTGATGGTGTGGTAACATTAGGTGGTGTGAAACGTGGTAACCGCGAGATCACTATCGAATCTCGTGATGGCCAGATTAAAAAATACCTGGTACCGCTTTCAAAACACATCCTTGTACAGGATAATGACTTTGTTAAAGCCGGTATGCCATTGTCTGACGGTTCAATATCTCCATCAGACATCCTTGCTATTAAAGGCCCTGCTGCCGTACAGGAATATCTTGTAAATGGTATTCAGGAAGTTTATCGCTTGCAGGGTGTGAAGATCAATGATAAGCACTTTGAGGTTATCGTTCACCAGATGATGCAGAAAGTTATGATCGAAGATGCGGGTGATACCCGTTTCTTAGAGAAAGAAGCTGTTGATAGCTGGGATTTCATGCACGAAAATGACGAGATATTTGACAAAAAGGTAGTAGTTGATCCGGGTGATTCAAATACACTTAAAGCTGGTCAGATAGTATCATTAAGAAGATTACGTGATGAGAACTCTCAATTAAAACGTAAAGATCTTAAACTTGTTGAGGTGCGTGATGCAATCGCTGCAACTTCAAGCCCTATTCTGCAAGGTATCACCAGAGCTTCGTTAGGTACCAAGTCATTCATCTCGGCTGCATCGTTCCAGGAAACTACAAAAGTACTGAACGAGGCTGCAATTGCCGGCAAACGAGACATGATGCTTGGCTTGAAAGAGAACGTGATCGTTGGTCACTTAATTCCTTCAGGTACAGGTTTACGCGAATACGAAAATATACGCGTAGGTTCTCAGGAAGAATTTGATCGTTTAATAGCATCAAAAGCCGAAGAAGTAGAAGCTTAATTTACAAGCAAATAATAATAATACACAAAGCCTTCCCAATTGCGGAAGGCTTTGTTATTTTAGCGTTATGGAAGAACAATTTGATAATCAACTTAACATAGAACTTTCAGAAGAAATTGCTGAAGGCGTATACTCAAATCTTGCCATTGTAACGCACTCAAATGCTGAGTTTGTAATGGATTTTATACGGGTTATGCCAGGAATACCTAAGGCGAAAGTTAAATCCAGAATAATTGTAACACCTGAGCATGCCAAGCGTTTATTAATGGCGCTTGAAGACAATATTGCAAAGTATGAGGCTTTAAATGGCCGTATAAAAACGCAATCGGAACCCGAAGGATTTCCAATTAATTTTGGAGGTACAATGGGTCAGGCGTAACTTTTTAAAAACTATTTGTTAACATTTTGGTTGGTTTGATGAATTTATTTCAAAATAACCCTCACTTTTTTGTTAATATTGAATGTTTATGTATCTTTAACCTGCTAAATGAAACACAGAAATCTAGTAAATCATGCCTTGTTATTGTTGATCACAACAATTTTTTTAGGCCTATGCTCCTGCTCATCAATAAAAAGCGTAAAATACTTTGCTGATATACCCGATTCGGGAAAGGTAATAAAAACCACGCAGGTGCCTTTTATTGAGCCGGTAATTCAAACTGATGACATTCTTACTATAAGTATTCAAAGTTTAGATCCAAAATATACAGAGATATTATCAAAAGGTGCGCTCCAAAGTTCAGCAGTTGCTAATAGTTCGGCAGTAAATTCTCCTGGTTCAATGATCTCAGGTTACCTGGTTGACAGAAGCGGCAATATTGAAATACCTATATTAGGTAGTGTTCATGTCGGTGGCTTAACCAGCGAGCAAGCCCGTGAGTTGCTTAGAAGTAAAGCTGCTGCAGCAGGTTTTAAAGATGTTACTGTTAACCTTCGTTATGCTAACTTTAGAATTACAGTGTATGGTGAAGTTAACAAACCGGGTACTTTCTCTATGTCTAACGAGAAGGTAACTATTATTGATGCGTTGGGTTTAGCAGGCGATTTAACGATTTATGGCCGACGTGATAACGTGTTGTTGCAAAGGCAAAATCCTGACGGTACCCGTGAGTTTGTACGTATTAACTTAAACAAAAGCGACATCCTGCATTCTCCCTATTATTACCTTCGTCAGAACGACTATATTTACGTAGAGCCGATAAGAACAAAGGCAGTAGCATCTGATGCTATATTAAGCAGAGGTATATCAATTACAACTACCGTTATATCGTTTGTGATATCAGTGCTGGTGGTGATCATAGCAAAAAAATAAATTTAGATAATGTCACAGTTTGTGGATAAAAATAATGATACCGATACCCGGGTTATAAATGCACCGGAGGAAGATAGCATTGATATAAAGGCTATTATTTCTCAAATTGTTCATAACTGGCCCTTAATGGTGTTAAGCTGCGCAATTTGTTTGTCTTTAGCATTTCTATACGGACGGTATTCATCGCCTGAATGGAATGTTGCAGCTAAGCTATTGGTAGAAGATCCAAAAAGTGGCGCGTCGGGTGGTATGGCAGGCGGAATGCCGGCAGACTTTAGCGCTTTGTTCGGTATCAAAAGCAGCGCTGATAACGAAGTGCAAATATTGAAATCAAGGAGCTTAATGGAAAAAGTTGTAAGAACAATGCAACTTAACATCCGCACCTTGATGAAAAGCCGCATAAGAACTACAGAAATTTATGAAGAGTCGCCGTTTAGCGTAAAGATCAACTACAATTCAGATACGCTAAAAGCACGTGAATATGATATTACTATTTTAGATGCGGGGCACTATCGCATCCAAAACAGTAAAGATGAAGTTGACATTAAGGCACAATTTGGTAAACCGGTAGCATTAAAGCAATATAATTTAACGCTTGAAAAAAAGCCATACTCTGCAAACAGTGGCGATTTTATTATAGCTGTACAGTCTGAAGATTCGGCCATTGAGCTTTTCTCTTCTGTTTTTGCCGCTGATCTTTCTGATAAGAAATCAACCACCATTGATTTGGGCTTTAAATATCCCAATCCTAAAAAAGGTGAGGCCATTTTAAATGAATTAATCAAGCAGTACATAAAATCCAATCTTCAAAATAAAGTTGAGGTTGCAGATAGTACAATTGCGTTCATTAATAACGAGATAAAACTGGTTGGATCTCAGTTAACCGGCGTAGAGAAAGAATTTCAGGAATTCAGAGAGCAAGCTAACATTGCCGACCTTGACGCTCAATCTGGTACATTGGTAAAAAATGCCAGCGATTATTACGACAAATTAAGCCAAAGCACCATACAGTTGACCGTTATCAACGATATGAAAAAGATGCTTGATAATCCGGGAAACAAGCAGTTGTTACCATCGGGCTTGGTTGTTAGTGGTACCACCGGAGATCCATCATTCACGCAATTGATAAGCGTTTACAACGATTTGTTGATTGCAAGAGATCAGGCAAGTTTATCTTTAACGGATACAAGTCCTACCATAATAAATTACAATAGCCAGCTTGCCAACGTGCGCGATAATATTTTAAAATCTTTAGATTCTTATCGCAAAGGACTGGTTGCTACACAAGAGCAGTTAAAAAAGCAAAACAGCAGCTTTCTTGGTCAGTTAAAGCAAGTGCCTGCAAAACAGAGGCTTTATCTTGATTATCAGCGCCAACAACAGGTTAAGCAAGAGCTTTATGTTTACTTGCTTCAAAAGAAAGAAGAAACAGCTATATCAAAAACTTCAACCATATCAAGTTCGCGTATAATTGACCCTGCAAAAAGTGAGTCTTTTCCTTTCAAGCCAAGAAAGAATATAATTTATTTGGGGGGATTGCTGTTAGGTTTACTTTTACCCGGAGCATATTTATACATCAAGA encodes the following:
- the rpoC gene encoding DNA-directed RNA polymerase subunit beta', encoding MSYKKDNKIKSNFTTITISLASPEAILERSSGEVLKPETINYRTYKPERDGLFCERIFGPVKDYECHCGKYKRIRYKGIVCDRCGVEVTEKKVRRERMGHINLVVPVAHIWYFRSLPNKIGYLLGLPTKKLDLIIYYERYVVIQPGIKEGDGISAMDFLTEEEYLDILDTLPKENQYLDDKDPQKFVAKMGAEALEELLKRIDLDDLSFKLRHQAATETSQQRKNEALKRLQVVEAFRGSKTRIENNPEWMIVKIVPVIPPELRPLVPLEGGRFATSDLNDLYRRVIIRNNRLKRLIEIKAPEVILRNEKRMLQEAVDSLFDNSRKVNAVKTEGNRALKSLSDILKGKQGRFRQNLLGKRVDYSARSVIVVGPNLKLHECGLPKDMAAELFKPFIIRKMIERGVVKTVKSAKKIVDRKDPLVWDILENVLKGHPVLLNRAPTLHRLGIQAFQPKLVEGKAIQLHPLTCTAFNADFDGDQMAVHVPLGNAAILEAQVLMLASHNILNPANGTPITVPSQDMVLGLYYITKGRKTDATRVVKGEGLAFYSAEEVIIAYNEKKIDLHAFIKVKANVKERDGSIVNKLIDTTVGRVLFNQHVPAEVGYINELLTKKSLRDIIGDVVKNTGMARAAQFLDDIKELGFKMAFQGGLSFNLKDINIPAEKVTLIDTASKQVEEVMNNYNMGFITNNERYNQIIDIWTRINNRLTANVMDILSNDNQGFNSVYMMLDSGARGSKEQIRQLAGMRGLMAKPQKSGSGGEIIENPILSNFKEGLSVLEYFISTHGARKGLADTALKTADAGYLTRRLHDVAQDMIVGMVDCGTLRGIFTTALKDNEDIVEPLYDRILGRTSLHDVHDPITNELLVSAGQDITEEIGKKIENSPLEGIEIRSVLTCESKRGVCALCYGRNLASGKRVQKGEAVGVIAAQSIGEPGTQLTLRTFHVGGTASNIAAESQLNAKFDGIIEFENVRTVEYVGEEGAVDVVLGRSGEFRIVEEGSNKVIVTNNIPYGSYLYVKDGSKVKRGDRICSWDPYNAVIISEFAGKAQFEAVIEGVTFREESDEQTGHREKVIIDTRDKTKNPSIQVVDNKGGLVKGYNIPVGAHIAVDEGEKLQTGQIIAKIPRSTGKTRDITGGLPRVTELFEARNPSNPAVVTEIDGVVTLGGVKRGNREITIESRDGQIKKYLVPLSKHILVQDNDFVKAGMPLSDGSISPSDILAIKGPAAVQEYLVNGIQEVYRLQGVKINDKHFEVIVHQMMQKVMIEDAGDTRFLEKEAVDSWDFMHENDEIFDKKVVVDPGDSNTLKAGQIVSLRRLRDENSQLKRKDLKLVEVRDAIAATSSPILQGITRASLGTKSFISAASFQETTKVLNEAAIAGKRDMMLGLKENVIVGHLIPSGTGLREYENIRVGSQEEFDRLIASKAEEVEA
- a CDS encoding DUF3467 domain-containing protein → MEEQFDNQLNIELSEEIAEGVYSNLAIVTHSNAEFVMDFIRVMPGIPKAKVKSRIIVTPEHAKRLLMALEDNIAKYEALNGRIKTQSEPEGFPINFGGTMGQA
- a CDS encoding polysaccharide biosynthesis/export family protein, translating into MKHRNLVNHALLLLITTIFLGLCSCSSIKSVKYFADIPDSGKVIKTTQVPFIEPVIQTDDILTISIQSLDPKYTEILSKGALQSSAVANSSAVNSPGSMISGYLVDRSGNIEIPILGSVHVGGLTSEQARELLRSKAAAAGFKDVTVNLRYANFRITVYGEVNKPGTFSMSNEKVTIIDALGLAGDLTIYGRRDNVLLQRQNPDGTREFVRINLNKSDILHSPYYYLRQNDYIYVEPIRTKAVASDAILSRGISITTTVISFVISVLVVIIAKK
- a CDS encoding GumC family protein; translation: MSQFVDKNNDTDTRVINAPEEDSIDIKAIISQIVHNWPLMVLSCAICLSLAFLYGRYSSPEWNVAAKLLVEDPKSGASGGMAGGMPADFSALFGIKSSADNEVQILKSRSLMEKVVRTMQLNIRTLMKSRIRTTEIYEESPFSVKINYNSDTLKAREYDITILDAGHYRIQNSKDEVDIKAQFGKPVALKQYNLTLEKKPYSANSGDFIIAVQSEDSAIELFSSVFAADLSDKKSTTIDLGFKYPNPKKGEAILNELIKQYIKSNLQNKVEVADSTIAFINNEIKLVGSQLTGVEKEFQEFREQANIADLDAQSGTLVKNASDYYDKLSQSTIQLTVINDMKKMLDNPGNKQLLPSGLVVSGTTGDPSFTQLISVYNDLLIARDQASLSLTDTSPTIINYNSQLANVRDNILKSLDSYRKGLVATQEQLKKQNSSFLGQLKQVPAKQRLYLDYQRQQQVKQELYVYLLQKKEETAISKTSTISSSRIIDPAKSESFPFKPRKNIIYLGGLLLGLLLPGAYLYIKNLLNVRINTRADIEKGTTATVIGEISHNDEQKNLVVTKNSRTIISEQFRSLRTNLQYALDSSKPNVLLFTSSMSGEGKSFLTLNLGSAIALTGKKVVFLELDLRKPKLSENMDTDHNNGFTNYVVSSSTDLSSILKQTSFDENCYLISSGPIPPNPSELLISKKLEDMINELKKTFDFIIIDCAPVGLVTDAMLLEKYADMTFYIVRQDYTFKSQLSIINDLKVNKKAKNVYVVVNDIKSEKGGYGYGYGYGYGYGYGYGYGYGYGNYGGYVEETKKKKKFPWFKK